A window of Eucalyptus grandis isolate ANBG69807.140 chromosome 4, ASM1654582v1, whole genome shotgun sequence genomic DNA:
GTTGACATATTCTTGACACTAAATAGAGAGAGCCAAGTGCTAAGGATGACCCTAGCGGGGTTCCACCGCGCTCTAGTCATCGAGCACCCACCAAGAATTTGACAAAAACCGTACCTTCCCCTCACTgtggaaaatatcaaaaccgcGGCTTTATACGATAAAATTAATACCATAAGATAATCAAGTAATACAATCAATCGATACAGCGAAGTCGATCGAAAGGAACCCCCGCAAAATGGGTGCCCTTCGGATTACAGCTAATCCCCCGTATCGAACTCGATCCTAATGTGTGCTCAATGCGCGTGCCGCTCACTATCGGGGCCGTCGTCCTTCCAATCGCCCACGATGCAAAGAACCCCcacaaagaaagaaacacacacacacacatcacTCGGCAAATCAAGTTCTTTCAGAAAAGGCAAATCAAATTGGGGGATTTAAAACAAGTAAAAGAAACATGTGAGAAAAAAGCTTAAGGAGGACCGGCTAGCTTTCTGAGTGACTGGGCGTCACGATTTGGGGAGTGTCCCGCGAATTCCCCACGCTTTTAATTGCCCTTTTTGACTAAcaacaacatatatatataacatatatagagttatatatatagatataacTATATTCACCTTCGCTCACTTGACCTACCCTCTCCAGGTCATCCCTTTCCTGATCTCtgtcctcctctccttctctcgctctctcgcgGTCGCtctatctccctctctccttctacCTTAATTATATCCATATGTCGGACCCTAGTTCTCCTAAGTATGAGGCCCATGTGGTCCAATCATCAGCGGAGCTAGACCCTCCACCGCCGCAGCCGCTTCCGTCGccatcaccgccgccgcctcctcctcttGCACTGCACGCGCTAGACCAAACCCCGCATTCCCTTCCTGCTTACGCGGGCGATGCTCCGTCCCCTAAGGGCAAATCCCCCTCCCCCAGGCATCTGCAGAGGTCGTCCCCGAGGAGCAACCCCTCCGGCTCGGCCTCCTCTGGCGGGAAGCACCCGTTCTACCGTGGCATCCGGAGCCGGAGCGGCAAGTGGGTGTCGGAGATCCGGGAGCCACGCAAGACGACCCGCGTGTGGCTGGGCACCTACCCCACCCCGGAGATGGCCGCTGCCGCCTACGACGTGGCTGCCCTGGCCCTCAAAGGCGGGGACGCGGTCCTCAACTTCCCGCACTTGGTGAAGTCGTACCCGGTCCCCGCATCCACCGCGCCCACCGACGTGCGAAGGGCAGCAGCTGCCGCCGCTGCCTCGAGGAAGGCGGAAACGAGCGGCGGCACCGATGATACAGCATTGTTAGGTCAGGAAGGCGATGAGGGCAAGACTAGGAAAGATCATCGTCCTGATTTAAGCTCAAAACCACCGGAAGCCGAATTCATCGACGAAGAGGCACTGTTCGATATGCCAAACTTGTTGGTGGACATGGCGGAGGGAATGATGGTGTCGCCGCCGAGAATAAGCTCGCCCCCCTCGGACGACTCGCCTGACAACTCCGAC
This region includes:
- the LOC104443140 gene encoding ethylene-responsive transcription factor ERF025, which gives rise to MSDPSSPKYEAHVVQSSAELDPPPPQPLPSPSPPPPPPLALHALDQTPHSLPAYAGDAPSPKGKSPSPRHLQRSSPRSNPSGSASSGGKHPFYRGIRSRSGKWVSEIREPRKTTRVWLGTYPTPEMAAAAYDVAALALKGGDAVLNFPHLVKSYPVPASTAPTDVRRAAAAAAASRKAETSGGTDDTALLGQEGDEGKTRKDHRPDLSSKPPEAEFIDEEALFDMPNLLVDMAEGMMVSPPRISSPPSDDSPDNSDMESLWSYP